GATCGGCATTGCCGGTGGCGATCTCGGCCGAGCCCGTGGCGATGGAGTCCGCGCTTTCGCGCACCTGGCTCACCACGGCGCTCAGGCGTTCGTTCATCTCGCCCAGCGCGCCCAGCAGCTGAGCGATCTCGTCATGGCCCTGTACCTCGATGCGGGTGCGCAGATCGCCGGCCGCCACCGCTCGGGCCAGGCCCAGCGCCGTGCGGGTGGGCTCAGTGATGGAGCGCGTGATACGCCAGGCCAGGGCGGCGCCGCACAGCAGGGCCAACAGGGTGAGCCCCAGGATCAAGGCGCGGCTCTTGCCTTCGGCCGCTGCGGCGGCGGCGTACTCCTGTTCCACCAACTTGGTTTGCAGCGCCACCAGGCTGCCCAGGTGCTGGCCCACGACGGGGCCGAACTCGGCCACCTTGCCCAGGAAGGCGTTCTGTACGCCGTTGTAGTCGGTCTCCTGCAGTGCTTTGCGGGCCTCGGCCAGGCCCTCGCGTACGTAGGCGCTGCGGGCCGCCACCAGTTGATCGACCAGGGCCTTTTCCTCCGCGCTTAGCGGGCTGGCCAGATAGGTGCTCAGCAGCTTGTCGGCGCTGGCCTCGTTGTCTGCCAGCTCCTTCAGTGCGCGGGCATTGGCCGACTCATTGCGCAGCAGCAGGGCCTCGGCCAGCAGGAAGCGGTCGCGGATCGCCATCGCGTTGATCCGCCCCAGTTGCTCCAAGGGCACCGTGCGCTGCTGGTACACGGCCTTGAGCCGGGCATTGCTGTGGTCCAGCTCGATCAGGCCCACAGCGGCCACCACCCCCAGCAAGGCCAGCAGGGTGACGAAGGCGGCGGCCAGTCGCTGTCCAACTCGCAGGTGCATCAGGGCAGTCATCGTCTGGGTCTCCGTGGTTCCGATGATTCTGCGCTACCGCCTTCAGGCAACAGTTCCAAGCCGTACCCGTCGCCGGATCTTCGGTTCGGATCGGGTGGCGGTCCGGCCTGCGCGTCATTGGCCTGTTATTCGGCAGACTGGGCAACTCGGGCCTAAGCTTGGCCCATGCGCGCCGAGATCAACCCTTTCCAGTCCGCGCGCTTTCCGGCGCACGGCGAGGTGCAGATCGACTGGGTGGGCCGCATGCTGTGCATCCGGGCGCGTGGCCCCTTCAATGCCGAGTTCATGCTGCGAGCCACCCAGGCCCTGGCCAGTATCCGCACCGGCCGTCCTGCCGATGGCCTCTACCTGGAGTGGGTGCATTGGATGGACAGCATGCTCATGCCCCCCGAGGCCTGGGATCGCCTGGCGTTGTCGGTGCAGCGCTTTGTGGACGCCGATCTGCACGGCCGCCTCAATCTCGTGATTGCGGCTCCGGATGTGGAGGCCCGCTGGCTGATGCTGCCGCGCCTGCAGGCGCTCTGGGGGCAGAGCCGGCCGGTGGAGGTGTTTGACGATCTGGAGAGCGCGCAGCGGCGCGCCGAAGCGGTCTTGGCAGCTTGGCCGCCGCTGCCGGCCTGAGTGAACCCCGTAGCGCTGGCCATCGCCTTTTCCGATCCCCCTGATTAATTAATCAAAACTAACGGCCGCGCGCCGCCGATACAGTTCACCCCATTCCTTCCCACCCTCTCACGGAGATAAGCATGTCCCTGATCAACACCACCGTCGCCCCGTTCAAGGCCGAGGCCTTCCACAACGGTCAGTTCATCGCGCTGAGCGAAGAAAGCCTGAAGGGCAAGTGGTCCGTGCTGGTCTTCATGCCGGCCGCCTTCACCTTCAACTGCCCCACTGAAGTGGAAGACGCCGCCGAGCAGTACGCCGAGTTCCAGAAGCTGGGCGCCGAGATCTACATCGTCACCACCGACACCCATTTCGCCCACAAGGTCTGGCACGAGACCAGCCCGGCCGTGGGCAAGGCCAAGTTCCCGCTGGTGGGCGACCCCACCCACGCGCTGACCCGCGCCTTTGGTGTGCACATCGAGGAAGAAGGCCTGGCCCTGCGCGGCACCTTCGTGATCAACCCCGAAGGCCAGATCAAGACCGCCGAGGTGCATGACAACGCCATCGCCCGCGACATGAAGGAGACCCTGCGCAAGCTCAAGGCCGCGCAGTTCGTCGCCAACAACCCTGGCCAAGTCTGCCCGGCCAAGTGGAACACCGGCGCCGCCACCATCACCCCGTCGCTGGACCTCGTGGGCAAGATCTAAGTCCACCACCCGCTGATGAAGCGATTGGCTGCAGGCCCGGGAGGGCTTGCAGCTCCCCCAGAGCCGCGCAAGCGACTCTGAAAGGGCCCCAACCCAGGGGTCCTTTCAGAGTGGCTGGTTTCGCCACACCTGAACGAGGAGCCCGAGCATGTTGGATAGCGCCCTGAAGACCCAACTCCAGTCCTATCTGGAGCGCGTCAAAGAACCTTTCGAGATCGTCGCCTCGCTCGACGAGTCGGACAGCTCGCAGCAATTGCTCGCCCTGTTGCAGGACATCGCCGCGATGTCGGCCCACATCCGCCTGCGCACTGACGGCCAGGACGCCCGCCGCCCCTCCTTCAGCCTGCAGCGCGTGGGATCGGCGATGGACCTGCGCTTCGCCGCCATCCCGCTCGGCCATGAATTCACCTCGCTGGTGCTGGCCCTGCTGTGGGTGGGCGGCCATCCGCCCAAGGTGGCGCCGGAACTGATTGAACAGGTGCAGGCCTTGGGCGGTGACTACCGCTTCGAAGTCTTCATGTCGCTGAGCTGCCACAACTGCCCGGACGTGGTGCAGGCCCTCAGTCTGATGGCGGTGCTGAACCCGCGCGTGCAGACGGTGGTCATCGACGGCGGCCTGTTCCAGGGCGAGGTGGAGCGCCGCGAGATCATGGCCGTGCCCATGGTCTTCCTCAACGGCCAGGTGTTTGGCTCGGGGCGCATGTCACTGGAAGAGATCGTCGCCAAGCTGGACACCGGCGCGGCCGAGCGCGAAGCCGCCAAGCTCAGCGCTCAGGCGCCTTACGACATGCTGATCGTCGGTGGCGGCCCCGCAGGCGCGGCGGCTGCGGTGTACGCCGCGCGCAAGGGCATCCGCACCGGCGTGGCGGCCGAGCGTTTCGGCGGCCAGGTCAACGACACCCTGGCCATCGAAAACTACATCTCCATCACAGAGACCGACGGTCCCAAGTTCGCTGCGGCGCTGGAGGCCCACGTCAAGGCCTATGACGTGGACATCATGAATCTGCAGCGTGCCGAGAGCCTGACCCCTTCGCCTAAGCCCGGCGGGCTGATCGAAGTGAAGCTGGCCAATGGCGCCACGCTCAAGAGCAAGACCGTCATCCTCTCCACCGGCGCGCGCTGGCGCAATGTGAACGTGCCCGGCGAGCAGGAGTACAAGAACAAGGGCGTGGCCTATTGCCCGCATTGCGACGGCCCGCTCTTCAAGGGCAAGCGCGTGGCGGTGATCGGCGGCGGTAACTCGGGCGTCGAGGCGGCCATCGATCTGGCCGGCATCGTGGCCGAAGTGACCTTGCTGGAGTTTGCGGAGCAGCTGCGCGCTGACGCCGTGCTCGTCAACAAGCTCAAGAGCCTGCCCAATGTCCGCATCCTGACGAATGTGCAGACCACCGAGTTCACCGGGGCCGAGGGGCGCCTGAACGGTCTGAGCTATCTGGAGCGCGCCAGCGGGCAGGCCCAGCACATCGCCCTGGAAGGCGTGTTTGTGCAGATCGGCCTGGTGCCCAACACCGAGTGGCTGAGGGGCACGGTGGAATTGAGCCGCCATGGCGAGATCGTGGTGGACGCCAAGGGCGCCA
Above is a window of Inhella inkyongensis DNA encoding:
- a CDS encoding methyl-accepting chemotaxis protein; this translates as MTALMHLRVGQRLAAAFVTLLALLGVVAAVGLIELDHSNARLKAVYQQRTVPLEQLGRINAMAIRDRFLLAEALLLRNESANARALKELADNEASADKLLSTYLASPLSAEEKALVDQLVAARSAYVREGLAEARKALQETDYNGVQNAFLGKVAEFGPVVGQHLGSLVALQTKLVEQEYAAAAAAEGKSRALILGLTLLALLCGAALAWRITRSITEPTRTALGLARAVAAGDLRTRIEVQGHDEIAQLLGALGEMNERLSAVVSQVRESADSIATGSAEIATGNADLSNRTEQQAANLEETAASMEQMSATVRHNADTARNATELASQASQVAQRGGAAVGQVVSTMDEISRSSKRIADIIGTIDGIAFQTNILALNAAVEAARAGEQGRGFAVVAGEVRLLASRSAEAAREIKSLIGASVERVDAGSRQVAEAGRTMDEIVAQVGRVAGLIQEMDHASREQAQGIGQVSEAVADLDRSTQQNAALVEQAAAAAESLKQQARAMNEVVGVFQL
- the ahpF gene encoding alkyl hydroperoxide reductase subunit F: MLDSALKTQLQSYLERVKEPFEIVASLDESDSSQQLLALLQDIAAMSAHIRLRTDGQDARRPSFSLQRVGSAMDLRFAAIPLGHEFTSLVLALLWVGGHPPKVAPELIEQVQALGGDYRFEVFMSLSCHNCPDVVQALSLMAVLNPRVQTVVIDGGLFQGEVERREIMAVPMVFLNGQVFGSGRMSLEEIVAKLDTGAAEREAAKLSAQAPYDMLIVGGGPAGAAAAVYAARKGIRTGVAAERFGGQVNDTLAIENYISITETDGPKFAAALEAHVKAYDVDIMNLQRAESLTPSPKPGGLIEVKLANGATLKSKTVILSTGARWRNVNVPGEQEYKNKGVAYCPHCDGPLFKGKRVAVIGGGNSGVEAAIDLAGIVAEVTLLEFAEQLRADAVLVNKLKSLPNVRILTNVQTTEFTGAEGRLNGLSYLERASGQAQHIALEGVFVQIGLVPNTEWLRGTVELSRHGEIVVDAKGATSVPGVFAAGDCTTVPFKQIVIAAGDGAKAALGAFDHLMRQPA
- the ahpC gene encoding alkyl hydroperoxide reductase subunit C; protein product: MSLINTTVAPFKAEAFHNGQFIALSEESLKGKWSVLVFMPAAFTFNCPTEVEDAAEQYAEFQKLGAEIYIVTTDTHFAHKVWHETSPAVGKAKFPLVGDPTHALTRAFGVHIEEEGLALRGTFVINPEGQIKTAEVHDNAIARDMKETLRKLKAAQFVANNPGQVCPAKWNTGAATITPSLDLVGKI